In the genome of Deinococcota bacterium, the window TCGGCCAGCCTGTCGGTGCTGGTCCTGACCAGATCGGTGGCCACCTCGACCCTCGCCGCGCCGAGGTAGTCGAAGATTCTGTCGGCCGTTCGCTGATGATCCTCCGCCCTGAGCAGGTCCTCCTCGTAAACCAGGCTCAAATGGGGTAGGTCGACCAACGCTTGCCTGGAATCCTTCATCTCTCGTTCCCGGTTTTCCGTGTACCACCGCAGGAGATCACAGTCGACGTGGATCTTTTCCAGCCTGAGGGGGCCCTGTGAAGCCCGGTGGTGAAAGAGGCCCCTCTTTCCGGGCTCGAGCGCCTGTTTGTGTTTGGCGAAGAGCAGAGACATGGACTGACGCAAGATGTTGTTCCGCTCCAGGTAGATGATGTGCCAGCCCTGATCATGCAGCCTTAGCACGAGTTGCCGGGGGCTGGCGAGCCTCTGCTTGGTGGTGATTTGCCACGAGGTCATCTTGAAGCCGTAGATGGGCTTTTTGGCCTTTCTGCTCCGGGCCTCGGCGTAGAGATGGGGAGCCAGCACTCTGCGCATAAGAAATTCGCCGTCGCAGTGGATGTCGGGACTCCGGCGAAGCAGGTGATTCAGCAGGGTTGAACCGGATCTGGGGTGCATCAGGACGACGAACTTCTTTTCGGGTGTCTTTCCAAAAGGAAGAAGGTAGCGATAGTAGGACAGGTTTTCGGCGGCCTTTGTCAGGTCGTTGGTCAGGTCGTTTTTCATGATCGTTCTCACTATGGATCTGCTCATCTGAAGCGTCCTCCTTGATTGCTGTTGGCTTGGCTACGCGTTGGCTTAGCTACCTGTCGACTGCTGCTTGGCGCTGCTGCTTTGGTGACTGTGTCACGGACCCGTTGCGTTTCATCTTAGGGAGGGCCGTTGCTTCTCGGGGTGCAACCGTCACACCGGCCTGGTCGGCCCTCTTTGAGTGGCGCTGCCAAAGAGCCCCTACTTTGTTGGCGGCTCTCTGGTCGCCGGCTCCGTCAGGTCTTTTTCGGCAGGTCTTTTTCGGAATCGTTATGAATTGGCTGACCTCGGCGCCGGGCCGGTGCTAGAGTGGGGCCATGACCTTCGAGCCCGCTCATATTCGCAAGGACTTTCCGATCCTGACGCGGAGCGTCCACGGCAAGCCGCTCGTCTACTTAGACAGCGCGGCCTCCTCGCAGCGCCCGCAGAGGGTCTTAGACGCGATGACCGACTACTACCAGCGGCACCACGCCAACGTCCACCGCGGCGCCCACACCCTCTCGGTGGAGGCGACCGAGCTCTACGAGGCGGCGCGCAAGAGGGTGGCCGGGTTTATCAATGCGCCGTCGGAGGCGTCGCTGGTCTTTACCCGCAACGCTACCGAGGCCTTGAACCTGATCGCCAACGCCTGGGGCGGCAAGAACCTGGCGCCCGGCGACGAGATCGTCCTCTCCGAGGCCGAGCACCACGCCAACCTGGTGCCCTGGCACCTCATCGCCGAGCGCACCGGCGCGCTCATCAAGGCGATCCCCCTGCGCGAGGACCACCGCCTCGACATTGATGAGCTGGGGGCCCTGCTGAGCAAACGGACCAAGCTCGTCTCCATCGGCCACGTCTCCAATGTCTTGGGCGTCATCAACCCCATCCGCGAGATCGCCGCGGCCGCGCACGGCGCCGGCGCGGTCATGGTGGTAGACGGCTGTCAGGCGGCGCCGCACATGCCGGTCGACGTGCAGGCACTGGACGCGGACTTCTACTGCTTTTCGGGTCACAAGATGTGCGGCCCGACCGGCGCGGGCGCGCTCTGGGCCAAGGAGGAGGTCCTCCGCGCCATGCCGCCCTTTATGGGTGGCGGCGAGATGATCCGCAGGGTCTACCTGGACAAGAGCACCTACGCCGACATCCCCATGCGCTTCGAGGCGGGCACGCCCAACATCGCCGAGGCCATCGGCCTGGGCGCGGCGGTCGATTACCTGAGCGAGATCGGCATGGAGGCGGTGTTCGCGCACGACCGGGAGCTGTTGCTCTACGCCCTCGAGCGTCTCAAGGCGCTCGACGACGTCGAACTCTATGGCCCCGAGGGCGACGACCGCGGCGGCATCGTCGCCTTCAACCTGCGCGGCATTCACCCCCACGACGTGGCGACGGCCTTGGACGGCGAGGGCGTCGCGGTGCGGGCCGGCCACCACTGCGCGCAGCCGCTCATGCGCGCGCTCGGCGTCCAGTCCACCGTTCGGGCCAGCTTTTACCTCTACACCACCCGTGAGGAGATCGACGCCTTTGTCGAGGCGCTCGTCAAGACGCGCGACTTTTTCGCCGAATTCGCCTGACATCAGGCCCAGGGAGGCTGCACCCTTGTCCATGCTGGAAGCGCTCTACAAGGAGATGATCTTGGAGCACTACAAGCGCCCGCGCAACCGCGGCGTGCTCGACAACGCCACCGTCCGCCAGGAGGGGCTCAACCCGTCTTGCGGCGACGAACTCGAGCTCCATCTCCTTATCGATGAAGGAACCGTTAAAGACGTCAAGTTCACCGGCGTGGGCTGCGCCATCAGCCAGTCGAGTGCCTCGCTGATGACCGAGGCGATCAAGGGCAGGCGCGTCGAGGAGGCGCTCTCGCTCAGCCGCAAGTTCAAGGACATGATCCGCGGCGAGCCGCCGCACGACGACCTGGGCGACCTGAAGCTCCTGCAGGGCGTCGCCAAGCTGCACGCCCGGGTCAAGTGCGCCACGCTCGCCTGGGTGGCGCTCGAGGAGGCGGTCGGCAAGTCCGGCGGCGCCGGGTGAGGACGAGCAGGGTTGCCCGTTCGGGCACCATAGCTTCGGGCACCATAGCTTCGGGCATAGGGGCTTCGAGCAGCGTGGCTTCGAGCGTTACGGTCTGGTGCGCTACCTCTCAATGCCGCGCCCGGTGATGTACTATCCTTGCCATTTGGACTGCCGGCATGGTTGTCTGCGTGTATAGGAGGTTGATAGTTATCAAGGCAAAACATCTTCTCGTCCTGATCTTCTCGCTTTTGGTGGTTGGCGCTTGCGACCTGCCCCCCACGCCGTCCTTCTCGGCGCCCTCCGGCTTGCTGGCGAGTCCGGAAGACGCTCGGGTCATGCTCGAGTGGAACGCCCCCAACGTCGCCGATGTGGCGGGGTACAACGTCTACCGGAGCACCGAGCGCGCGGTTGCCGCGACCGTGGACAACCGCTTGAACGCTGCCCTGCTCCCCGGCAGCCCGACGGTGTACATCGACGAGACCGCGACCAACGGCACGACCTACTACTACGTGGTCAGGGCGGTCAGCCGTAGCGGCGCCGAATCGGCGAACTCCAACGCGGCCAGCGCGGCGCCTCGAGCGGGCGCCTTGTCACGGCCTTCGGTGACCGGAGTAAGGCCCCCTGACGGTGCGACGAACGTGCCCTTGAACCGAGGCATCGGCGCCGATCCCGACCTGCCCAACAGCGGCATCGACATCGAGACGATGTCCCAAGCGACCGTGAGGCTGGTTCGCGTCAGCGACGGCGCGCAGGTGCCTGCCAACCCCGGCACCTCCGGCGGCTTCGACACCATCACCCTGCAGCCGCGAAGCCAACTCGAGCCCAACACCCTGTACCGCTTCGAGGTGACCAGCGGCCTCAGGGACCAGAGCGGTCAGGCCTTTGTCCCCTTCAGCAGCACCTTTACCACCGGGGCCGGCAACGGCGGTCCGACCGGGCCGGTCGACTTCGAGCAGGTGGCCCTGCCCGGCACCGTCGATACCCACTACACCCAGCTCGCCGTCGGCCCCGACGGCAGGCTTTACGGCGCCACCCTCTTCGGGCAGATTCACCGCTTCGACATTAGTGGTGACGGCACGCTCGGCGCCCGTCAGGTGATCGAGACCATCACCGCCGAGGAGGGCGCGGCCCGCCTCTTGATCGGCCTCACCTTCGATCCCGCCGCGACCGCCGACAACCTGGTGGTGTGGACCAGCCACACCGAGTTTCCCGGCTTCGACGACCGCGGTAGGCCCTTAAACGGCGCCGACTGGACGGGCAAGATCACCAGGCTGAGCGGTCCCAACCTCGAGACCGCCCAGGACTTCGTGGTGGGCCTGCCGCGCTCGACCAAGGACCACGTGACCAACTCGATCGCCTTTGGCCCCGACGGCGCCATGTACGTCTCCCAAGGCGCCAACACCGCCATGGGGGCGCCGGACCGGACCTGGGGCTACCGGCCCGAGCGGCTGTTGAGCGCGGCCGTCTTGCGCATCGACACCAATATGATCGACACCATGATCGGCTCAGGGCCGCTCAACGTCCAAACCGAAGAGGGCGGCAGCTACGACCCCTTCGCGCCGAACGCGCCGCTGACCATCTACGCCAGCGGCATTCGCAACGCCTACGATCTGCTCTGGCACTCCAACGGCCAGCTCTACGTGCCCACCAACGGCTCGGGGCCGGGCGGCAACATCCCGCGCAGCCCGGCCAGCGTGAGCGAGCTGCCTGAGGCCTGCACCCAGCGTCTCGACGGGAGCCTCTACACGGGTCCCTTCATCGGCGATTCGTCGCTCAACCTCGGCGGCGGCGTCCAGTACGACGCCCGCGGTGACGGCTACTCCATACCGACCACCCAGAACGATTTTCTCTTCAGGGTGGAGCAAAGCGGCTACTACGGCCATCCCAACCCCAGGCGCTGCGAGTACGCCTTTTTCGGCGGCAATGTCGCCACCAATGTCGCCACTGCCCCCGACCAGATAAGGGAGTACAGGAGCGGCGTCCAGCCCGACCCCAACTACCGCGGCTTCGCCTTCGACTTCGGTCTCAACCCCTCGACCAACGGCGTCATCGAATACCAGAGCGATATCTTCGACGGCGCCTTGCAGGGCAAGCTCCTGGTGGTCCGCTTCGCGCTCGGCAACGACCTCGTGGTGATGACGCCGGGGGCGAACGGCGCCATCGTGGAGACGCAGGAGGGTCTGCCGGGCCTTTCCGGTTTCCTGGACCCGCTGGCGCTCACCGAGAACCCCGCCAACGGCCACCTCTACGTCTCCGAGTTCAACCGCCAGGTGTCGGGCTTGTCCGTAGAAGGCGAGGCTTCTTTCCTCGAGCTCGCCCAAGCCGGTTCCAGCCCGAGGATCACGCTCTTGCGGCCCAGGAACTGAACCTCGTCTGCCCTGACGGCGAAAGCTCCCGCGAACGTTCGCGGGAGCTTTGCTTGTGACCCTTGCACGCCTGCTGGGGCGAACCTGAGTTAGCCTGCGGTTGGGCCGGACACGGTGCCGCGTCCCGTGAAAGCGCCCGTGAAAGTGCCCCGTGAAAGTGCCCTTCATGGAACCACGGTAGCTTAAGCGTGGCTTAAGCGCGACCCGGTACCGTGAAGCCCTCACGCCCTGGCTGGTTCGCCGATTAGGAGATGTCATGATGCCACGCGCCGCTGACCACAAGCAACGCTCTCGCAAGGAGGGAAGGCTCTAGGTGGTCACCTTGCTTCAGCTCCTGGGGCCGCCCCGGGTCAGCGCCCAGGGGCGCTGGTGCGACGTCCCGCTCACCAAGCCGTCCCTGCTGCTCTTTTACCTCGCCTACTGCGGCGACTGGGTGAGCAGGGAGGAGCTGGCCTTTTTCTTTCGCCCGGACGCCGACGAGGCGACGGGGCGCCACTACGTGCGCAAGCTGTTGAGCGGGGCCAAGGGGCTCCCTTGGGTTCAGGGCCTCGAGGTCGAGCCCAAGCGCTTGCGCTGGCGGGTAGACACCGATGTGGCGCGGCTTCGCGCCGCCCTGGACGAGGGCTGCTGGGAGAGGGCGGTCAAGCTCTACCGCGGCCCGCTCCTGAGCGGGGTGAGCGCCGCCGGTACACCGGGCTTCGAGGCCTGGCTCGAGCTCGAGCGCGAGGACTTGGAGGCGAGCCGGCAGCGCGCCGGGCTTCACTACGCCGCCGACCTCGAGGCCGCCGGCGCGCATCACCAGGCCGCGGCCGTGGCCAAGAGCCTGATCAGGGACAACCCGATGGCCGAGGACGCCTTGCAGAGCTTCATGCGCAACGCCTGTCTCTGCGGACGGCGCGAGCCGGCCTTGCGGGCCTACCACGCCTTTGCCTTGGAGTTGCAGCGCGAGCTGGGCCTCGCGCCGCTCGAGGCGACCTCCGCCCTGGCCGAACGCATCCGCCGGGCGCGGGCCCTGCCGCCCGAGCCGGCCGTGCCGGAGGTGAGGGCGGGGCCGGAGGAGACGGGAGAAGACCCGGAGCTGAGCGAGCTGCTGGGCCTGCTCACCGAGCCGGACACGCGGCTGTTGACGCTGGCGGCGGCGGACGGCGGCGGCGAGCACGCGCTCATCGTCGCCAGGCGCGTTCCCGACGTGACCGTGGCGCTCGCTGCGGTCGCGGCCTTGGCGGCGCGGATGGCCGGCCAGGGTCACCTTCGGCGCTCGCTCGAGCTGGCCTTGCTCGCGCTCGGCCACCCGGCCTGCGATGAGGCGGTCAGAGCCCGGCTGGACGGGCTCTGGCCGCTGCTCGAGCCGCACTTCCCGCAGCTGTCGGCGGAGGCCAGAAGACGCTGGCGGGACGACGAGGGCCGGGACGAAGCGCTCGCCGACCTGCTCGACCTCGTCAACGAGCGCGGTTAGCCCACGCGGCTAGTCCACAAGGAGCGCAGAGAGGACGCTGGCGGGACACCCTGGGCGTATGCTGGCTCTATGGGGGATACTACCGACGGCCACGCGAACTCGAGCTTTATCGTCCGCGTGCGGC includes:
- a CDS encoding sulfotransferase, which gives rise to MSRSIVRTIMKNDLTNDLTKAAENLSYYRYLLPFGKTPEKKFVVLMHPRSGSTLLNHLLRRSPDIHCDGEFLMRRVLAPHLYAEARSRKAKKPIYGFKMTSWQITTKQRLASPRQLVLRLHDQGWHIIYLERNNILRQSMSLLFAKHKQALEPGKRGLFHHRASQGPLRLEKIHVDCDLLRWYTENREREMKDSRQALVDLPHLSLVYEEDLLRAEDHQRTADRIFDYLGAARVEVATDLVRTSTDRLADMIDNYDEVVSVLADTKYAAMLDDHSQESTLQVA
- a CDS encoding cysteine desulfurase, with the protein product MTFEPAHIRKDFPILTRSVHGKPLVYLDSAASSQRPQRVLDAMTDYYQRHHANVHRGAHTLSVEATELYEAARKRVAGFINAPSEASLVFTRNATEALNLIANAWGGKNLAPGDEIVLSEAEHHANLVPWHLIAERTGALIKAIPLREDHRLDIDELGALLSKRTKLVSIGHVSNVLGVINPIREIAAAAHGAGAVMVVDGCQAAPHMPVDVQALDADFYCFSGHKMCGPTGAGALWAKEEVLRAMPPFMGGGEMIRRVYLDKSTYADIPMRFEAGTPNIAEAIGLGAAVDYLSEIGMEAVFAHDRELLLYALERLKALDDVELYGPEGDDRGGIVAFNLRGIHPHDVATALDGEGVAVRAGHHCAQPLMRALGVQSTVRASFYLYTTREEIDAFVEALVKTRDFFAEFA
- a CDS encoding SUF system NifU family Fe-S cluster assembly protein; the encoded protein is MLEALYKEMILEHYKRPRNRGVLDNATVRQEGLNPSCGDELELHLLIDEGTVKDVKFTGVGCAISQSSASLMTEAIKGRRVEEALSLSRKFKDMIRGEPPHDDLGDLKLLQGVAKLHARVKCATLAWVALEEAVGKSGGAG
- a CDS encoding Ig-like domain-containing protein, whose amino-acid sequence is MIVIKAKHLLVLIFSLLVVGACDLPPTPSFSAPSGLLASPEDARVMLEWNAPNVADVAGYNVYRSTERAVAATVDNRLNAALLPGSPTVYIDETATNGTTYYYVVRAVSRSGAESANSNAASAAPRAGALSRPSVTGVRPPDGATNVPLNRGIGADPDLPNSGIDIETMSQATVRLVRVSDGAQVPANPGTSGGFDTITLQPRSQLEPNTLYRFEVTSGLRDQSGQAFVPFSSTFTTGAGNGGPTGPVDFEQVALPGTVDTHYTQLAVGPDGRLYGATLFGQIHRFDISGDGTLGARQVIETITAEEGAARLLIGLTFDPAATADNLVVWTSHTEFPGFDDRGRPLNGADWTGKITRLSGPNLETAQDFVVGLPRSTKDHVTNSIAFGPDGAMYVSQGANTAMGAPDRTWGYRPERLLSAAVLRIDTNMIDTMIGSGPLNVQTEEGGSYDPFAPNAPLTIYASGIRNAYDLLWHSNGQLYVPTNGSGPGGNIPRSPASVSELPEACTQRLDGSLYTGPFIGDSSLNLGGGVQYDARGDGYSIPTTQNDFLFRVEQSGYYGHPNPRRCEYAFFGGNVATNVATAPDQIREYRSGVQPDPNYRGFAFDFGLNPSTNGVIEYQSDIFDGALQGKLLVVRFALGNDLVVMTPGANGAIVETQEGLPGLSGFLDPLALTENPANGHLYVSEFNRQVSGLSVEGEASFLELAQAGSSPRITLLRPRN